A region of Pseudomonas sp. Marseille-Q3773 DNA encodes the following proteins:
- a CDS encoding SagB/ThcOx family dehydrogenase, with translation MSLPHDHYLRFVPSETLDETLAFHAKGNYTLHNASRHATTLHHIPTREIEALTGNELPLNILESEVTDSAFNLPPLKPDHWLKRNESCDWFTERHLTFDTIQSLAAPLLTQDGHPYKRGYPSGGALYPIEVFFVNLENKISYWPSECNTLHLLPTSRAFEIHSPRIDAKKLSRAIKSEVFNIGSPALALIYLVYLPKALFKYRYRGYRLALMEAGSMYMLMDLRCKELNLKSRPWSGFTDHEITKNLNLNPALFLPLCIQFVG, from the coding sequence ATGAGCCTACCTCACGACCATTACCTAAGATTCGTGCCCTCAGAAACACTGGACGAAACCTTGGCATTTCACGCCAAGGGAAATTACACCCTCCATAACGCAAGCCGACATGCCACCACTTTACATCACATTCCAACAAGAGAAATCGAAGCATTAACGGGAAACGAACTACCGCTCAATATATTGGAAAGCGAAGTTACCGACTCAGCCTTCAACCTACCCCCTCTCAAACCAGACCACTGGTTGAAAAGGAATGAGTCATGCGACTGGTTTACCGAAAGACATTTAACTTTTGACACTATCCAATCATTAGCCGCTCCTTTATTAACCCAAGACGGGCACCCCTATAAAAGAGGCTATCCAAGCGGTGGCGCGCTCTACCCTATCGAAGTATTTTTTGTGAACCTGGAGAACAAAATCAGTTACTGGCCATCTGAGTGCAACACCTTGCACCTGCTACCCACTTCGCGGGCATTTGAAATCCACAGTCCTCGAATAGACGCCAAAAAACTTTCACGCGCAATTAAATCCGAAGTTTTCAATATCGGAAGCCCAGCACTTGCTCTGATTTACCTAGTCTACCTGCCGAAAGCACTATTTAAATATCGCTACAGGGGCTATCGCTTAGCGCTCATGGAAGCAGGCTCCATGTACATGCTGATGGATTTACGCTGCAAAGAACTAAATTTAAAGAGCAGGCCATGGTCAGGTTTTACTGATCACGAGATAACAAAAAATCTAAATCTCAACCCTGCGCTTTTCCTCCCGCTATGCATTCAATTCGTGGGCTAA
- a CDS encoding McbB family protein, with product MKTLRIYNYEILNFDAQPTVFSSTGFTRITDPKIAQALEHITERQSKHIQQHELEQILESESLQPESALRFLTSISIIGEATRLPHFKNVIACIDWEISDTLKNHIERNPENKIQIIKTSELNTNIYTTPTLFFLAYLKLKPEELRKTYSELSKNNPDCGISVGFVSNNFFHITETYIPSLGNPCAFCTLDRIAHYENLRASQHHWSKIWSFCQSNNIDLPTTPINDLQRTLILGTITTFANKFTDFQKSSFTQDQALLSRTLNLTDGTFTEDSSIHWPLCQCIGEAP from the coding sequence ATGAAAACTCTAAGGATATACAATTACGAAATCCTTAATTTTGACGCGCAACCTACAGTGTTCTCGAGCACAGGCTTTACCCGAATCACCGACCCCAAAATTGCACAAGCTCTTGAACATATAACTGAAAGACAGTCAAAACACATACAGCAGCATGAGCTTGAGCAAATTCTTGAAAGTGAATCACTCCAACCCGAAAGTGCCCTACGCTTTCTGACATCCATATCAATAATTGGAGAAGCCACTCGGCTGCCCCATTTCAAAAATGTTATTGCATGCATTGACTGGGAAATTTCAGACACCTTAAAAAACCATATAGAAAGAAATCCCGAAAATAAAATACAAATCATAAAAACATCCGAACTCAATACAAACATATACACGACCCCAACCCTATTTTTCCTTGCCTACTTAAAACTGAAACCAGAGGAACTCAGGAAGACTTACAGCGAATTATCGAAAAACAACCCTGATTGCGGAATCAGCGTAGGGTTCGTCAGCAACAATTTTTTCCATATAACCGAAACCTATATTCCTTCACTTGGGAACCCCTGCGCTTTTTGCACCTTGGACCGTATAGCACATTACGAAAATCTGCGAGCAAGCCAACATCACTGGAGCAAGATATGGAGTTTTTGCCAGTCAAATAACATCGACCTCCCCACGACCCCCATTAATGACCTGCAGCGCACACTCATCTTAGGGACTATCACCACTTTCGCCAACAAATTCACCGACTTTCAAAAATCCAGCTTCACCCAGGACCAAGCATTACTTTCAAGAACACTGAATCTGACTGATGGTACATTCACCGAAGACAGCAGCATCCACTGGCCCCTTTGCCAATGTATTGGAGAAGCGCCATGA